Genomic segment of candidate division WOR-3 bacterium:
TTTTCAGATAAACTTAAAGAAAGAAAAAAAGTTACAGTATCAGGTTATTTAATTGCTGCAATATCAAGACCTCTTCTTGGTTTTGCGAATAATATCTTTTATGTTATCCTTCTTAGATTTTTTGATAGAACTGGTAAGGGTATAAGGAGTGCTCCAAGAGATGCTTTAATTGCCTTATCAGTTTCAAAAGAGCATTCAGGAAAGGCTTTTTCCTTCCAGAGGGCAATGGACCATTTGGGAGCATTTATAGGACCACTATTTGCTTTATTACTTATTACACATTTTTCAATAAGGGAGATATTTTATTTTTCTTTAATTCCAGGTTTATTGGCAGTCCTTTCAATTTCCATTTTTGTAAAAGAGGAAAAAAAAGAAAATTTGATTTTAAAAAAAGAAAGTTTCTCCTTTTATTTTAAATTGCCTTTTAAATATTATTTTTTTCTTTTTGTTTTTTTTATTTTTACTATATCTAATTCTTCTGATACATTTATAATTTTAAAGGCTAAAAAGGAAGGTTTAATTCTTGCAAGTTTACCTTTATTATGGAGTGTTTTTAATTTGATTAAATCCTTAAGTTCTATGCCTGCTGGTTTTTTGGCTGATAGGTTTGGAAAAAAGAGAATTCTTTTTTTAGGATGGCTTATTTATTCTTTAT
This window contains:
- a CDS encoding MFS transporter; the protein is MKKWLNRNTFFLGLTSLLNDIASEIVHPLLPVFIAETLKQGAKGLGIVEGIAEFTSSTFKLISGYFSDKLKERKKVTVSGYLIAAISRPLLGFANNIFYVILLRFFDRTGKGIRSAPRDALIALSVSKEHSGKAFSFQRAMDHLGAFIGPLFALLLITHFSIREIFYFSLIPGLLAVLSISIFVKEEKKENLILKKESFSFYFKLPFKYYFFLFVFFIFTISNSSDTFIILKAKKEGLILASLPLLWSVFNLIKSLSSMPAGFLADRFGKKRILFLGWLIYSLSYLGFAFAKDLKTFLFLFMFYGIYYGFTEGIERAIISDFLPEDKKGTGFGLFYFLQGIGLLIASFIFGIFWETFGLKIPFLIGSFLSLLAGFLLIFV